A region of Ferviditalea candida DNA encodes the following proteins:
- a CDS encoding tyrosine-type recombinase/integrase, translating into MTGNLVSFPKEQSKMPRRKNNILIEMDSYKGTGAKLSWDEAVEIYLRAKRAETSSGRTVQYEQDNLNSYKKIMMEQEVEPSVEEVTVEIIRKHFVMYMAETKGYALNTINNRIKTLKRFFSFLQREGWIVKNPTTLLKTRSGQQATIYSLTEEQILALLAQPNKNTFTGFRDHTMLMLMLDTGLRLGEIIQLKLSQLDMKQCFLLGVIGKSRRPRDVPFSDEARKALTKYLQIRGSLSSDYMFVTIDGERLKIRTVQEIISNYGEKANIQGVRVSPHTLRHTFAKLYIFNGGDPYSLQEILGHTTQDMVKRYVNLWKPEKKMQHTKASPLRNLFRKN; encoded by the coding sequence ATGACGGGAAACTTGGTGTCTTTTCCGAAAGAGCAGTCGAAGATGCCGAGAAGAAAAAATAACATTTTAATCGAAATGGATTCCTACAAAGGAACCGGAGCAAAGCTGAGTTGGGACGAGGCAGTCGAGATCTACCTTCGAGCCAAACGGGCGGAAACGTCCTCGGGAAGAACCGTTCAATATGAACAGGACAACTTGAACAGCTACAAAAAAATCATGATGGAGCAAGAGGTTGAGCCGAGTGTTGAGGAAGTTACGGTTGAAATCATTCGCAAGCATTTTGTCATGTACATGGCGGAAACCAAGGGCTATGCACTCAATACGATTAATAACCGGATCAAGACGCTCAAGAGATTTTTTTCGTTCCTTCAGCGGGAAGGATGGATCGTGAAAAATCCGACCACGTTATTGAAAACGCGAAGCGGTCAGCAGGCGACCATTTATTCGTTGACGGAAGAACAGATTCTGGCTTTGCTGGCTCAACCGAATAAGAACACTTTTACAGGGTTCAGAGATCATACGATGCTTATGCTGATGTTGGATACGGGACTTCGGCTGGGGGAGATTATTCAATTGAAATTGAGCCAGCTGGATATGAAGCAGTGTTTTTTACTCGGAGTGATCGGAAAAAGCCGGAGGCCGCGGGACGTTCCTTTCAGCGACGAAGCAAGAAAAGCGCTAACGAAATATTTACAGATTAGAGGCTCGCTTTCTTCCGATTATATGTTTGTTACGATTGATGGGGAACGGCTGAAAATCCGAACCGTACAGGAAATCATCAGCAATTACGGGGAAAAAGCCAACATACAGGGAGTAAGAGTCAGCCCGCATACGTTGCGCCATACGTTTGCCAAACTGTATATCTTTAACGGTGGCGATCCCTATAGTTTGCAGGAGATTTTAGGTCACACGACGCAGGACATGGTGAAACGATACGTGAACCTGTGGAAACCGGAAAAGAAGATGCAGCACACAAAAGCGTCGCCGCTTCGAAATCTGTTTCGCAAAAAC